A stretch of the Bubalus kerabau isolate K-KA32 ecotype Philippines breed swamp buffalo chromosome 11, PCC_UOA_SB_1v2, whole genome shotgun sequence genome encodes the following:
- the GPATCH11 gene encoding G patch domain-containing protein 11 produces the protein MKLNMAEEEDYMSDSFINVQEDIRPGLPMLRQIREARRKEEKRQEANLKNRQKSIKEEEQERRDMGLKNALGCENKGFALLQKMGYKSGQALGKSGDGIVEPIPLNVKTGKSGIGHETLLKRKAEEKLESYRRKIHMKSQAEERAAEQFRIRLKNKQDEMKLEGDLRRSQRACQQLDTQKNIQVPREAWYWLRPEEETEEETEEEKEQDEDEYKSEDLSVLEKLQILTSYLREEHLYCIWCGTAYEDNEDLSSNCPGPTSADHD, from the exons ATGAAGTTGAACATGGCAGAAGAGGAGGACTATATGTCTGATTCCTTCATTAATGTCCA AGAAGACATCAGACCAGGCTTGCCAATGCTGAGGCAGATCCGGGAAGCCCGtcgaaaagaagaaaagagacaggaagcgaatctgaaaaacagacaaaagagtataaaagaagaagaacaagagAGACGTGACATGGGGTTGAAGAACGCACTCGGCTGCGAAAACAAAGGGTTTGCTTTGCTTCAGAAAATGGGGTATAAAAGCGGTCAGGCCCTTGGCAAGAGCG gaGATGGTATTGTTGAACCAATTCCTCTCAATGTCAAAACAG GGAAAAGTGGCATTGGTCATGAGACATTATTAAAACGGAAAGCAGAGGAAAAATTGGAAAGCTACAGAAGAAAGATTCACATGAAAAGCCAAGCTGAAGAAAGAGCAGCAGAACAGTTTCG aATTCGACTTAAAAATAAGCAAGACGAAATGAAGCTAGAAGGAGATCTTAGAAGAAGTCAGAGAGCCTGTCAACAATTGGATACTCAGAAG AATATTCAAGTTCCCAGGGAGGCATGGTACTGGTTGAGACctgaagaggaaactgaagaagagacagaggaagaaaaagaacaagatgaAGATGAATATAAGAGTGAAGATTTAAGT GTACTGGAAAAATTACAAATACTGACTAGTTATTTAAGAGAAGAACATCTGTATTGTATTTGGTGTGGAACAGCCTATGAAG ATAACGAAGACCTGTCTTCAAATTGTCCGGGACCAACTTCTGCAGATCATGACTAA